One window from the genome of Bufo bufo chromosome 4, aBufBuf1.1, whole genome shotgun sequence encodes:
- the KCNJ13 gene encoding inward rectifier potassium channel 13, with protein sequence MVLQVSTDREEDSHSRAPRRTLLNSCSHRLVTKEGHSTIKAVGIQGQGLSYLRDIWGLLLDMRWRWMMLAFMASFLAHWLLFAVFWYLLAEMNGDLALDHDAPPENHTICVKYITSFTAAFSFSLETQLTIGYGTMFPSGDCPSAIALLAVQMLLGLMLEAFITGVFVAKIARPKNRTPSIVFSRLAVVGSPEGKPCLMFQVANTRPSPLTMVRVSGILYQERGDGQIQQNNVDFSLDSQNGNVECPFFSFPLTYTHSLSPGSPLATLLQRETVSSSGHLELVVCLSSTQESSGEICQSRTSYLPSEILQGHRFAPCLTRRPEGGYRICMETFGHPLPELPQASHRQSYRTELEVCANGQRGDTFQICETGLGE encoded by the exons A TGGTGCTGCAGGTCAGCACAGATCGGGAGGAGGACTCTCACAGCAGGGCCCCAAGACGTACTCTGCTCAACTCTTGTTCTCATCGTCTGGTAACTAAAGAGGGACACAGCACCATAAAAGCAGTTGGGATCCAGGGGCAGGGACTGTCATACTTGCGAGACATTTGGGGGCTACTGCTTGACATGCGCTGGCGCTGGATGATGTTGGCCTTTATGGCTTCTTTCCTGGCACACTGGCTCCTCTTTGCAGTTTTTTGGTACCTTTTGGCTGAAATGAATGGGGACCTGGCCCTGGACCATGATGCCCCGCCAGAGAATCACACCATTTGTGTCAAATATATAACTAGCTTCACTGCTGCCTTTTCATTCTCCCTGGAGACGCAGCTCACCATTGGATATGGTACCATGTTTCCAAGCGGAGATTGCCCAAGTGCTATTGCTCTTCTAGCCGTACAAATGTTGCTGGGACTCATGCTGGAGGCATTTATAACAG GTGTTTTTGTGGCAAAAATTGCACGGCCAAAGAATCGCACTCCATCAATTGTCTTCTCTAGATTGGCTGTGGTGGGCAGTCCAGAAGGAAAGCCATGTTTAATGTTCCAAGTGGCAAACACTCGCCCGAGCCCATTAACCATGGTCAGAGTCAGTGGAATTCTCTACCAGGAGAGAGGTGATGGCCAAATCCAGCAGAACAACGTTGACTTTTCGCTGGACAGTCAAAATGGCAATGTGGAGTGCCCCTTCTTCTCTTTCCCTCTCACGTACACTCATAGTCTATCTCCTGGGAGCCCACTGGCAACTTTATTGCAGCGCGAAACTGTATCTTCTTCAGGTCACTTGGAGCTGGTGGTTTGTCTATCTTCTACTCAGGAAAGCTCAGGGGAAATTTGCCAAAGCCGTACTTCTTACCTACCAAGCGAGATCCTTCAAGGACACCGCTTTGCACCGTGTCTAAcacgccggcctgaaggaggatATCGCATCTGTATGGAAACCTTTGGCCATCCACTCCCCGAGCTGCCACAAGCCTCACACAGACAGTCCTACAGAACTGAGCTGGAAGTCTGTGCCAATGGGCAAAGAGGGGACACCTTTCAAATTTGCGAGACTGGACTTGGAGAGTAA